A window of Pyrus communis chromosome 3, drPyrComm1.1, whole genome shotgun sequence genomic DNA:
CGGAGGCAGCTAGATACCTCCTCCTTTCTTCCCTTCTTCTTTGCCTCTCCTACTTACTACAACCTAGCTCCCTCCCTTCCTTCCGTTTCCTTCCCCTTTCCCccacaacccccccccccccccccccccccccacaaaaaaaaaacttttcccCTCTTTGCCCCCCTCTTTTCCCCTTCCTCCTTCCTCCTGTCTCTTTGTCCCCCTCTTTTCCCCCCCTTTCATCTTTTTTATTCCCCGCATTCTGCTCTCAATCGTCTCTGCTGGTTTGAGAGTTGGTGGTATGTGGGCTCAGCGTTCTTCGCCGCTTACCCGGCTTTTATTGCCAGTTTTTGCTGTCTTATTTTCCTCTGTTTTCCACCCCTCCTATATATGTATCATGGTATCACCCCTTTTCAAACCCAAGCCTCCATCCTCTTCCATCTCTTCCCTCTACCACCCACCCTCATAATTCATCCACACCCCAAACTATTGCTCAAATCCACGAGCGACGAGCTGAAGATGGTGGCCAAatccatttttgtttttcattgccCCTACCCCAACCGGCATGCCGGATTCTTTGGCTTCTGCCAAAGTAGGGGTATTTCACATACCCCTTAGCCTCACCACTCTTCCATCTGTTACTGTATTTGTATATACTTGCAGGGTTTGGTGAAGGTAATCTAGATTCGGTGGCTATCGTTCGGATTGGCATTTCTGTGACGAATTTTAGTTGCGGTGCTCATTTGGTTATGGGTTTGTAACTTTTGTGCTATGATGTCTTGGTTCAATTGTTCACTCAGTCGTTTTCTCCAGTGTGGCTGCCTTGGTGACTGCTGGCAAGGTGTTcatggcggcggcggcggcagtTGTTTACTGCTCTTGGACGATAGGATTTAGGGTTCTGTTATGTCTATCTGCTTATTGGGTTGGGCTTATGTGTGTTTGGTTTCTCCCAATGTTTATTGGTTTCCAGCATCCCTTTGGTTGGCTCCATGTAACCCTTCCTTTGTGTAATGAATTTAagttttcgaccaaaaaaaacaaaaaaaaagaagaaagagctGCCTGAAATTACTTTTCAGTGGCAAAACATTTCAGTTTTTATAAGTAGTTGCATGGATATTTAGTTTTTATACATTACACGTAGTTGGATGATGGGTatctttttattcatttttgtttcgCTCTACTCTTTAAAGTTTGATACATTTATGTCTATAGGAGTTGAACTAACTTTACTCATTCGATGCTACAGCATATTGTGTAGTCGCAGTTGAGGCGGTTGGTCGACAAGTTCCGATTGCCTTCCTTGAGCGGATCAAGGAGGATTTTACCGGTAGATATGGTGGGGGAAAAGCTGCAACAGCAGTTGCAAATAGCCTGAACAAGGAATTTGGGTattgttgtttttttgttttccattcattgaattgaatgctCTTGCGATTTCCTATGAAGTCCTTCTAATCCCATAATTTTGGTGGCAATATATAGGTCCAAACTGAAGGAGCACATGCAATACTGTGTGGATCATCCCGAAGAGATCAGCAAGCTTGCAAAAGTGAAAGCTCAGGTTTCCGAAGTCAAAGGAGTTATGATGGAAAATATCGAGAAGGTAAGGCCTTGTGACTATTTgtatgtacaaaaaaaaaaacctttgtttAGTTAGATATCTATTTCTTGTGGACATTTTTTTGCGGGATTGATATTCAGTAATAAAATTTTAGAGATTGGGAGTAATGTGGTTCGACGTTATTTGATTGATTATGTGCTTTGCAGGTTCTTGATCGTGGGGAGAAGATTGAACTTCTGGTGGATAAAACAGAGAACCTCCGCTCACAGGTTAGCGACCGTTGTCATTTTTATTGTACCCTGCCATAGCCGAGTCAATTACTTAGCACCAGTAAACCCTTAGTCGCTGTAGGGTTAGAGTAGTTATCTTTATCTTTTGTTGGTTGTGCATTTTGTTTCAGTTCCATTAATTTTCTTCTGTATTATGTGTTACTGATTGATTTGGGTGATGCAGGCACAAGATTTCAGGCAGCAGGGGACCCAGATGAGGAGGAAGATGTGGTTGCAGAACATGAAGGTCAAGCTGATAGTTTTGGGAATCTTAATCGCACTGATTCTCATCATCGTTCTATCCGTGTGCAATGGCTTCAAATGCTGATGTGTCCATAGACTCTTACTGCAGACTGGATGACGTTCATTCGTCGCGCTGATTTCTGGTCTACGTATAATTATTTTTGGCACATCCTACTTTCCGCTATATTTTGTATCGTAAGACCGTTTGTATAGCTTGTATTCGTGAATTCTTTCTATAATAGGCCCGCTCGGAAGTGTGAATCGCTCTTTGATTCCTTTTGTTCCGTGGAACTTATGTTGTAGCACTTTGTGACTGATTTGGCAAAACAACTGTGAGTGTTTCTAGATTTGATATTCAACAAGTGAGAAGTGTCGAATTTGcaaatgaaaggtgaaggaaaTGTGTTCCTTTTCGCCTTCAATTGAGAATCGAAAACACGAAGGGAAATGTCCCTTGAGAATAATGTATGAAAATGGCTTTTGCCAAACAGAAAAACGAGTCCAAGTTTTTCGACATTCTTCTATGTATATGAAGTACGAAGTACCAAGACAATGGTCATATGTTGATCTCCATGTTGTCGATCAGTCGAACCTTTCCAAACCAGGCAGCGACACAGAACACAACAGGCCTTCTGATCTCTTCTACCGACTCCAAGCTTTCTTGGTCGACAATCTGGCCGCATAATTCACAAACAATTAGAAATTTCGAGCGAAGCTTCGTTAAGTTTGCTGAAAAATTAGCTTACAAGCCGTCTCCCGGAAAGGAGGAACAAATTAATACAAGAAAAACGAAGGTACAGATTCTTTCATATAGGGGTTTTAAAATGCAGAGCTATATGAAAAGCCAATGCAGTAAAACAAGTTCATTCTACGACGCTCACCTCAGCATAATCAACTCTTCCACCGGCTTCACTAATCGCTTGGATGACCAAGTCTCTCAACTCTTTACAATTAACTTGTCCCTTTTCTGCAGAAGATCTAGCTTCTGACAATGACTTGCTTATAGACAGTGCCTGCATATCACCGAAAATAACACACTAATACTTGAACAGAAGACACTGCTAGAGCAAGAACGCTGCACAACTCAAGTTCTATATTCGCAAATAATGAGAAAGGCTAAATGCAGTTGCAAACCTTTTCCCGTTCTTCAGGTGAGAGGCGCACATTGCGTGAACTCATTGCCAGGCCATCGTCTTCTCGCACTATTTCAGAACCTATCACTCTAACGGAAAAATCGAGATCTCGAACCTGTACAAATACAAAGAGAGCGATAATCAATAAGCAGCTTCCTACAAATGTGGCTAAACATCATCTAATCAAAATATGTCATGTCTAAAACTACTGCAGCAATTAGGTTTGAAATGGCCAACAGTAAAGCAAACAAAGTTTTTGAAACCGGTTTTAACCCAAACCCGAAATATATGATCTGCAACAATTATCCATTCAATTACCGCAAGCAACTCAAATCCTCAATGAACACAACATTGGCATCAGGTTCACACAATAAGTTCTCACACCGAACATTTTGTCATTTCTTACATGAAGTCCATCAAAATATATCCTCCCATGTGCCGCAAAAGTGACAATTTCGTACAAGAATTTAACGGAAGTTGACATACACACGTCCTCGAATTCAAACACTAAACAGAATGCAAACAACAAAGACAAAAATTGGATGCAATTGAAAAAGTAGCGACAAGACAAGAGGTACTAAATCATGTCTTGGCCATCACTTTTCCGACAAAATCTTTCAAAGTTTTACACTTTCATgctccaattcattaacttctAGAAGCTTATGGCGCGGCGAAAATTCCACGAAAATAGATTTCATCATACATTTCGTAGAATTCGCAAAACCGATTGAAAATGGAGCTCAAAAAATTGAACAGGAACTCACCATCCGCTGAATTATCCGCCATTGTTGATAATCCTTCTTCCCAAACACCGCAACATCAGGCTCCACGATATTAAACAACTTGCTCACAACCGTCGCAACCCCTCTGAAAAACACCGGCCTGCTCCGCCCGCACATCCCCTTCTCCAACCTCTCGACCCTAACCCACGTCTCGTGCCCCACCCCCTTGTCCTCCAAGCACGACACCGTTTCGCAGCCGCCGCTCTTAACCGCCCCATTACTCGCACGTGCGCTTGCGTCCGTGCTTCCTCCGTAGTCGTACAGGTTGTGGGGGTTGAAGACGACGTCGACGCCGCCGGGAATTTGTGTGAGCTTCCGGATGTCGCCGTGGAGATCGGACGGGTATGTGGAGAGGTCTTCGGAGGGGGCGAACTGACCCGGGTTCACGTAGATCGAGACGGCGAGGACGTCGGCGTGGGTGCGGGCTTCTCGGATGAGGGAAACGTGTCCTTCGTGGAGGTAGCCCATTGTGGGTACTAATCCGATGGTCTTGCCTTGGGCTCTCATAGCACGTGACCACCTCCTCATCTGGTCCTTGTCCCTGATAATCTCTGGTTCTTTGGCCGCCATTGTATCAGCGTTTTGAGGAGGAAAGAGAGAAGGATTGGTGGAATTTAAGAAAGCAAAGGTGAAGTGACAAGTGAGGAGGAAACCGTTTATGTGGCGGGTAGGTTGGGTCACGCCTGCCTAAGCTGACCGGAATAAGGATAGTTTAATAATAGAGAAAATTGTAACAATAatccctcaattttaacttaattagaGTAATGGTCATCTTAACTAAAATTCCATGACTAATTTGTCTCTTAACTCTTTAAAACGTGCAACTATAGTTATTTTTATAAACTTCATTAGAACtttcgtcaaaatgagtcacatgTCACGCACATGAGGCTGAATCGAaaggcaaatatgaaaaactaaatgcgaaaaattgtagtaatggtgcATCAACTTTAACCTGACTATggaaatggtcccttaactttaactcaattgcagcaatgatccctcaacctTAACCCAACTATAGTATTAgttcttccaacataactcattttgatcgAATTCTAACAGAGGTAACGAAaaacgaaaatgaccatagttgcacgttttgatgagttaagagactaataatcataaaattttagtttagggaccattgctccaaatTCGTATGAAATGTTTGAACCCGAGCAAATTCTCGTGGAGGTAGCCAATTGTGGGTACTAATCCGATGGTCTTGCCTTGGGCTCTCATGGCGCGTGACCACCTCCTCATCTGGTCCTTATCCCTGATAATCTCTGGTTCTTTGGCCGCCATTGTATCAGCGTTTTGAGGAGGAAAGTGTGAAGGATTGGTGGAATTTAAGAATGCAAAGGTGAAGTGACAAGTGAGGAGGAAACCGTTTATGTGGTGGGTAGGTTGGGTCACGCCTGCCCACGCTGACCGGAAAATAAGGATATGTTTAATAATAGAGGAAATTGTAACAATGTTTTCTCAATTTTAGCCTAATTAGAGTAATAGTCATCTCAACTAAAATTCCATGATTAGTTTGTCTCTTAACTCCTTAAAACGTGCAACTATAGTCATTTTTATGAACTCCGTTAGAACTTTCGTCAAAATGAGTTACATATCACGCACATGAGGCTGAATCGAAagacaaatatgaaaaactaaagggaactttaacaaaaagcttccggtactgttcactttaatgaaaaaccatatttttacactaaaatgttaatcctggtattattcactttaccctttattttgttcttatcgttaaaactcaaagtttttaagccattttcattagtttttccaaAACTAAATGAGAAAGGCAAATAttcgtcaaaatgagtcacatgTCATGCACATAAGATTGAATCGAaaggcaaatatgaaaaactaaatgagaaaaaattgtagcaatggtgcATCAACTTTAACCTGACtgtagaaatggtccctcaactttaactcaattggagcaatgatcccttaactttaacccaattataGTACTGgttcttccaacataactcattttgatgaAATTCTAACGGAGTTAacaaaaatgaccataactgcatattttgatgagttaagagaccaatggtcatgaaattttagtttagggaccattgctccaaatTTGTATGAATGTTTGAACCCGAGCAAATTCTCTTGGAGAATACTTGTATTCCCTCTTGGAGAATGTACATATTTCTccacttacaaataaagtattttcatcatataaatttcataatcggaaatgttcaatttcttgatcttcatttgaaaatcatTCTTCATAATCGGAaatgttcaatttcttaatcttcatttgaaaatcattcttacaaaaatcatttgaattggagatcgtttagtcattcaaatgtatcaaataaccAAAGGTGTAGGTATTAAGTATCATATTAATGATGAACCGctcatttatttgatacatttagatgactaaacgatctcctattgcatgttttttttgtagagatgatcttCAAGTTTAGGGTTTTATTGGTAAAGATATGTCATTTGCAATTGAGGAGCAAACTCATTTCTTCAAGGGAGAATACAAGTATTATTCGATTTTCTTTATCCATACGTTTATCATTTAAATATCCTTTACACAAACATTTtaaataatacttgcattccccCTTTGTGGGATGAGCTTATTCTTTCACTTGTGAATAATGTATCTTTATCGTAAAAATTTTCATAATTGGAACCGTTCAATGTCTTAATTTTGATTTGAAGATTATCCCATGGAGGAAATGTAGGTATTATTCAAAAACTTTATTCAATTTAGAGGCTATTTAGTTATTCATAtaaattaattctttttttttaatacacacttgcaaataacgtatcttcatcgtttaaattttataatcgaAACCAttcaatatattaattttgattgAAGATTATCCTGAAGGAGGAGATGCCTCATGCAAGtattattacaaaaaattattcaattcaaaggcTGTTTAGTTATCCATATAAATTatgtcttcttttttctttctaatacatacaatattatctacaatgAGCTAAAAATGGGCTAACCATAATAATTTGActcaaattcacttttggcgagaatcgaacctaagacctctcatttataagtgGAGAGGAATGTGACTAGACCATACTACTAAGTgacaaaacaaatcaaacataCTAACAATTATTCATAAAAATATGACTTGTCATCATAACGATTGATTTGTTCAACACATATGAATCGCTAAACAGTCActgaattaaataaaattttcaagacTTGATATAAAAAGAATGAACAATTTGAAGTTGAATACGATAAAATGATGTAATATTATGTAAAGAGTCAAGTATCATCCAAAACATAATACTTTGTTGGGAAGACTAGCACTGATTTGGATACGAAATAGAACCACTAAATTGTTGGTTCTCAATTCACTTTCTCATTACCAACTTAATTCTCTCCAACACAAGCATCACCTCCCTCACATTATGTACAAAAGGGACCTTATTCTAATTtacccacacaacacaacaaagcttctcttttttgttgttgggCCTAACTAAACATAAACCTCTTTCAATTTTTAACACATCTACATATGAACAACTAGAGAAACACTATTAGCATGCcacttgatctctaaattaaGAGATCTCTTCAAAGATGGGAAGCCTTTTAGATCTAAACGGACCCCATTCATTCATCAACTGCTCAAGCCCCTTCACAAAATCATCATCTATGCTCAATACATCCAATGACTCTGGCAAACAATTCATAGACCTCAACTCCATTAGCAACTCGTCCGCCCGTTTCCTCGACTTGCTCACCTCGGATCCTGGAAGTCTACTGTGCACCACATCTTCGAGAACCAAACGGGCCTCTTTGTGTCGGCCTTGTTTGATCAGGCACATGCCCAAGTTACATGCCTTGTTCGAGTTAGGGTTGATCATTTGGGCCTTTCAATACACAACCTCCGCCATCATGTAGTTACCCTTTTGCACATAGGCCCAGCCCAAATTGCCCTGTAAAATGTATCCAGATAAGTCACATTACTAATGTAACATGTTACTAAATTGTGAATCAAGACAATTGACAGCGTAACATACCAGTAATCTCGAGGTCTCTTGTGTAACTGAAACCTGAAACTTCTTTCCGTGAGAGCGGGCGATTTTAGTTGGTTTTCCGTTGAAGGCGGTGCCTTGGTATATCAACCTAAGCTTCCTCTTGAGCAAGTCAATTTGCTCCTCAACTTTGCCACATTTCTTGTACAAGTCAATGAGGACATTATCAAGTGAATCTTGGGCTTGTTTGGAGCAAAGGCCTCTAAAGGACTTGACAGCTTCAATGGCCTCATCAGTTCTGTCCAGTTGCTTCATCACCACAGCCATGTCTTTTAGGGCACTGTCCACTCTGTCTCCTGCATTTATTGCCTTCCAAAACAAAACTATTGCTGCCTCCGGATCCTTTTCAACTAGCTGAAatattacacaaaaaaaaaattgggcttGATAAGGATGAAAAAGTTGGGCTAGTATTTGGGCTCCCATGGAAAGGCCCATATATATAAGAAACTGTCACTCTCTCCCTATTTTTCACAGACTGGTCCAGATCAAGTGGGCCAACACTTGCTATTATTTTTATGACAGTCAAAAAGAAATACTAGGAATTGATTTTTGTTGTTAAGAAAAAATATTCAGGCAATTAATTACGACCGTCGACATTCGGCGTAATGCACATATGTATAATTAGGTTTTACCtttgtgaaaagaaaaagaaaaagaaaaaaaaaatgagttaaAACTTATGGGAGGATTTGCATGCATACCTTAGTATCAATTAGGATACCTAATATAACATTTGAAGTGgtttaaacttctatcttgtaCGCAGATATGAACTTAGATAAATTGGTTGGaacattgtatttttttttatctctatgataaattgcaaaatattcACTATCTGCTGTgttcaaaatattaatatagGTGGAAGTATCGATATGCAAATTTATAGAAATATTGATAGATATATCGACATTGGTTGCCTTTGACGGAAACTATGGAAATTTATACTGGATGGGTATatataaaacttttttttattttattattattttacaaatttattattattaaagggagggggaggatttgaaacttaCAATAATTAAGGGGATGATGAGTTTCGAACCCAGGACTCTTATCTATTAGAATGTTAGACCACATGGAAAGTTATGGAGTGGGTATATCACCCTTCCTTTCCATATCGATTCTTGAATTTTTGgacattttgacaaaaatatcaacaattttatgaatattttaaacactggcTGCGCACGTATATATACAACTTCTATTGTTCTACATTCTACGAGCCCAAAGTTAACTATTTCACGAAATTTATTAATGATTAAGCTATTTGGTTTAGCGAAAGTATGTATTTAATTATGGATGAAACTTCACTATTGCCTAGGTGGAGATACATATCTTGTAATCAATTACCACATAGTTTAACTATATGTTTGAGATCTGATTTACACCAGTGAATGACATTGAGATCTGACTTACCACTTAACCCCATATAAACaacctaattaattattaaacagagccataaaattattgaaaaacgaGGTCGATATTTCGATTGCATGGTAGGCAATAATCAGCTGTGAATTTgggaaaagagaaaagagaaagtgTGTATGAAGTTAAATACAATCATGTATTTTTCAATTGTTGAGGtgtttgaattgggaaaaattgAGGAAGTATTGGAgcatcaaaaacaaaaatgcttGATTTGGTAATACTATAATCTCCATGGCAATTGGAGGAACAGCTGGACTCAAGCCTAAAGGGCGCGCAAAACAACAAAGCAGATAGAAATGAGAGAGTTTTAAAGATGGATAATACATCAAAGCAAGCAGAAAAACTTAGGCATAGCTGGCGATCTATCtctcttctatttatttttttcgtcACGTAAGTTATAATCATAGTAATGAGGATGTATTTTTGTTTTACGTGCGACATAAAAATGCAATATATGCAGCTAAGAAAAATACATCTTGCCATGGAATTAAGCTTGTAATTCAAACTCAATCCCTACTAATCAAACTCATCATATCCGGCAAAAGCAAGATAAGGGGTTTTATTAGGggtggtttggtatgggatcTCAAACTAAAAATTTTCGAGATGGAAATTTGAAGATCAATCCCAAACTAAAATTTCGGTATTTccaatttttgggaatcccgaaatattttcggtatTTCGGGATGGTTTGGTATTCCCAAATTTCATACTAATTGAAATAGTAATCATTTATACCAAGTTAAATTAacatgcaaccaaaataaaataggtaacaaacccaaaagcaaaaaaataagtTACAAACCTAATATATATGTTTGAAAACTAACAATACAATTTTTTGATTTCGTGTTGAAGAAATAGACACATTTGTGAGGGGTTCATACTGACAAATGTGGTGATAAAGGGCTATGGTTACTACCTTAGACCACACCAATTATATTGCTACTAGTAGTCAGCAACAATTCAAATGTATaataatacatatataaatatataatcatatatattatttattttcgaTTTGGTATGGGATTACCGAAAGATTGAGTAGACAATATCGAATCCCcaaccgaaattttgggatcagTTTGGTATTtgatcccgaaaatttcgggaattttggtttgggacttttttggtttggaatcgggatttttttggtttggtttgggattttcggaaattttttccagccctaggtTTTATGACATGAACCAGCTTAAAATTGACCAACGATAACCCCAAAGACTAGATCGCGGACTTAGCCGTCGTCAAGTTTGCTACAGTAGTGTGTTCTGCTTTTACACACCCAAACTTCGAATTCTCTTTTTCGTAGTTTAGATTTTATATCGCTATGTTACGAAAAACGACTAAATTGAAAGAGTATTTAGGCTTGGAGACGAACCTGAGCATGTTTGGCTCTTACATAAGGACTATCACCAGAAGGAACCTTGTGAATAACATGATAAAGATCATCTTTCTTCCCTTTTGTGCTGCGGCTGTTCGTCTTCCAACTTCCCTCCATTCTTTCTCCTTTTCCCTCTTAATTTCTCTGGATTAATTGGCtacaataatattaataaaaaaaaagaaaaataaataaaaacaataatattgGAGGAGCAGGGTCTTCTCTCTCCCTTTGGAAAGAGAGAAGGATAGAAATCACGAGTCCAATTTATACAAGCATCATGAACATTGTTCTATATCACGGCCCCGTTCATATTTCGTATGTTTGTTCTTACGCAACAGCCAATCGACCACCCAGCGACGTGTCGTCCGGGATACGTGTCACGCTGAAATTCAACCTTTTTGGGATTCCTTGGGCCCCGCTGTAGGGTTAATTTGTTACCATTAGTCAAACCAGTTGCCAATACTAGCTAGATGTATATTCCACTTTAATCCTTTTGATTAGGGATAATGTAATCTTGTTCATGTGATTAATGAAAGTTGAATCTAACCTATGGCATAAACAGATCGGTCGTCATATTTTTCTCGGTAATTATTAAAGGTGGGGTTAGTTTTTCAATTACCTaattaatataaacatataATTCTTCCCTTACCTTATAATCTCAATTTTGGGATGAACTTGACGTGATTATGTTGAGGCTCTTCTAATAACAAGCATTATGTGTAATCGATGAAAGTTATGCAGATGTTGTAAATAAGTATTACGAGATTTcttattatatatacaaaaatacaTACTATCTAATTGTGTATAAAAATTGACGATTACACAATGTCGATTCTTCTGGCCAAGCTACCGTAACCCTTACCTGCATGTTGCATATCGAACGCTAAATTGCCTTTTATTTATTGTATCAATGGATAGATTAGCATCAGTGGTCTCTCTTTTTTGTACCAAATTCATGTGAGAGCCGAGAGGAAatggcttttttttcttttgaataatGAACTGTAATAGTATTTTACCACCTAATCATTGTTAGTGCATGCGTCCACTTCGACTAACCAAGCTAATTACATTGCATTCTACGTCcaaattaagaaatgaagaggtgtgtggaaaaacaaaaaacataataaGGAAGACAATCTTTTTGAGACAAAGGCGATAGATGTATTGATGAGAGGAAATA
This region includes:
- the LOC137727869 gene encoding putative vesicle-associated membrane protein 726; protein product: MGQQSLIYSFVARGTVVLAEYTEFTGNFTSIASQCLQKLPATNNKFTYNCDGHTFNYLVDNGFTYCVVAVEAVGRQVPIAFLERIKEDFTGRYGGGKAATAVANSLNKEFGSKLKEHMQYCVDHPEEISKLAKVKAQVSEVKGVMMENIEKVLDRGEKIELLVDKTENLRSQAQDFRQQGTQMRRKMWLQNMKVKLIVLGILIALILIIVLSVCNGFKC
- the LOC137727868 gene encoding pantoate--beta-alanine ligase-like, with protein sequence MAAKEPEIIRDKDQMRRWSRAMRAQGKTIGLVPTMGYLHEGHVSLIREARTHADVLAVSIYVNPGQFAPSEDLSTYPSDLHGDIRKLTQIPGGVDVVFNPHNLYDYGGSTDASARASNGAVKSGGCETVSCLEDKGVGHETWVRVERLEKGMCGRSRPVFFRGVATVVSKLFNIVEPDVAVFGKKDYQQWRIIQRMVRDLDFSVRVIGSEIVREDDGLAMSSRNVRLSPEEREKALSISKSLSEARSSAEKGQVNCKELRDLVIQAISEAGGRVDYAEIVDQESLESVEEIRRPVVFCVAAWFGKVRLIDNMEINI